Proteins encoded by one window of Emticicia oligotrophica DSM 17448:
- a CDS encoding sensor histidine kinase: protein MNFRNIIIVMLLAMLGLIAFQWYWIENAISVKKEQFDRDVNDALLATVQKIEKQEVIFLANQQMKAQEQQKLLAITQHKAAKKRRPKAVVQDASTQNQTEEIVVNVENLNPSRENPKVILMPQGMNTHTITMAPSDIFLAEPTFEIPERQMGLIKEMLEEQNLAWEELTQPTRSLLMRQRSVEDLVSEINRQVIFMSRNRRHREPKNLQFQVENQRGVVTYKYYFNSGQTGDSLNVSKQMANKVDRPIEMKKKSEEKIFQTNFDRTKNKAELVKNVLTDVIHGTRNIYERLDRQSLDTLLKKELRSRGITIPYQHGVKNGSNLIFSSFAVNYTPELIKKAYKVLLFPNDLQTHNHFLYVYFPDTQSFILRNMWSVFLSSALLLLAVGGIFYSSISTMMKQKKLADIKNDFINNMTHEFKTPISTISLAVEVMKDSDVKKDAGKMNRYLNIIQDENRRLGTQVEKVLQMALLDKGEVKLRMGEVDVHETIEQVLTNLSVQIEQKNGIVNLELEAENSEIIADEVHLTNIIYNLLDNANKYSPENPVITIRTENVGNLLKVSIADKGIGMSKDQVARIFERFYRVPTGNLHDVKGFGLGLSYVKKMVELHNGQIFVESKLGEGSKFEILFNPNPSVGKA, encoded by the coding sequence ATGAATTTCCGAAATATCATCATAGTAATGCTATTGGCCATGTTAGGCCTCATCGCCTTTCAATGGTATTGGATAGAAAACGCCATTTCTGTAAAGAAAGAGCAGTTCGACCGTGATGTAAACGATGCTTTGTTGGCAACAGTGCAAAAAATCGAAAAACAAGAGGTTATATTCTTGGCCAATCAGCAAATGAAGGCTCAAGAACAACAAAAACTTTTGGCCATTACACAACACAAAGCTGCTAAGAAAAGAAGACCTAAAGCTGTTGTGCAAGATGCATCTACTCAAAATCAGACCGAAGAAATAGTTGTAAATGTCGAAAATCTTAATCCAAGCCGTGAAAACCCCAAAGTAATATTAATGCCACAAGGCATGAACACCCACACGATTACGATGGCTCCCTCGGATATTTTTTTGGCAGAACCAACATTTGAGATTCCTGAGCGACAAATGGGTTTAATTAAGGAGATGCTTGAAGAACAAAACTTGGCTTGGGAAGAACTTACTCAACCCACTCGTTCATTATTGATGCGTCAGCGAAGTGTAGAAGATTTGGTTAGTGAAATCAACCGACAGGTCATTTTTATGAGTAGAAATCGCCGACACCGAGAGCCCAAAAACCTACAATTTCAAGTAGAAAATCAACGCGGTGTGGTTACTTACAAATATTACTTTAATAGTGGCCAAACAGGCGATTCTTTGAATGTTTCAAAACAAATGGCCAATAAAGTTGACCGTCCTATTGAAATGAAGAAAAAGAGTGAAGAAAAAATCTTCCAAACCAATTTCGATAGAACAAAAAATAAGGCAGAATTAGTAAAAAATGTTTTGACCGATGTCATTCACGGAACAAGAAACATTTACGAACGCCTCGACCGCCAATCGCTTGATACGCTACTTAAGAAAGAATTACGTAGCAGGGGTATCACGATTCCATATCAGCATGGCGTGAAGAATGGTTCAAACCTGATTTTTTCATCATTTGCCGTTAATTACACGCCTGAGTTGATAAAAAAAGCGTATAAAGTTTTGCTTTTCCCAAATGACCTCCAGACTCATAATCATTTTCTGTATGTATATTTCCCTGATACACAGAGCTTTATACTTCGAAATATGTGGTCGGTTTTCTTGAGTTCAGCACTTTTACTTTTGGCTGTTGGAGGTATCTTTTATAGTTCAATTAGCACAATGATGAAGCAGAAAAAACTGGCAGATATTAAAAACGACTTCATAAATAATATGACCCATGAGTTCAAAACGCCAATTTCTACTATTTCTTTGGCGGTTGAAGTAATGAAAGATAGTGATGTAAAGAAAGATGCGGGAAAAATGAACCGTTATCTGAATATCATTCAAGATGAAAATCGTAGGCTGGGCACGCAAGTAGAGAAAGTATTACAAATGGCCTTACTTGATAAAGGAGAAGTAAAACTTCGAATGGGCGAGGTTGATGTTCACGAAACCATCGAACAAGTTTTGACTAATCTAAGCGTGCAGATTGAACAGAAAAATGGCATTGTAAACCTTGAGCTCGAAGCCGAAAACTCAGAAATTATCGCCGATGAAGTTCATTTGACCAATATCATTTATAATTTACTTGATAATGCCAATAAATATTCGCCAGAAAACCCAGTAATCACGATTCGCACAGAAAATGTGGGTAACTTATTGAAAGTGAGCATTGCCGATAAAGGAATCGGTATGAGCAAAGACCAAGTTGCCAGAATATTTGAGCGTTTTTATCGCGTACCAACTGGTAACTTACACGATGTAAAAGGTTTTGGTTTGGGGCTTAGTTATGTAAAGAAAATGGTAGAATTACATAATGGGCAAATCTTTGTTGAAAGTAAATTAGGTGAAGGAAGTAAGTTTGAAATTTTGTTCAATCCTAATCCATCGGTTGGAAAGGCTTAG
- the gldG gene encoding gliding motility-associated ABC transporter substrate-binding protein GldG: MKNKLVVALLIIGGIVLLNIAASFFFFRLDLTEEKRYSLSNATQSLLEGLAEKDTADVFVKVYLDGDELPGGFERLKRAVSETLEEFKVYGGTKINYTFINPNSETDPKKREEFYMQLAQKGMTPTRIVDTKNGRQVETIIFPYTLVSSGKFELPVLLLKGTQGKTAEEKLNQSYENVEYELATAIRKLTQTDRKKIGLLAEFTKLKPLNFSDLIASLQERYDLFIINSKQSSTFEGLDAIILPKPDMPVDDSTKYKIDQFIMGGGRALFFVDGLKVDSVGLEGNYAQPLDLNLTDLLFKYGVRINNNIVKDGASCAVIPLVVGELGDRPNIQPVPYRYFPLINNFGKSLITNNIDLVYSRYVASMDTVRADGVTKVPLLMTSPYTKVLNAPAFITFNDARTDTDQAEYKGGVKTIAYLLEGKFQSLYKNQIIDPKATGFKAESEPTKIIVCSDGDLIVNEVSQKTGNPLPLGYDKATQHTFGNKDFVLNAIDYLIDENGVIKARGKEVKLRPLDKLRTRDERTFWQILNIGLPVGLVIVFGFVLQWLRRKNYGSV, from the coding sequence ATGAAAAACAAATTAGTTGTAGCCTTACTCATCATTGGCGGAATCGTATTATTAAACATTGCCGCATCATTTTTTTTCTTTCGCCTTGACCTGACCGAAGAAAAACGTTATTCTCTTTCTAATGCTACGCAAAGCTTACTGGAAGGTTTGGCCGAAAAAGACACAGCCGATGTTTTTGTTAAAGTATATTTAGATGGCGATGAACTTCCCGGAGGATTTGAGCGATTGAAACGTGCGGTCTCGGAAACACTCGAAGAGTTTAAGGTTTATGGCGGTACCAAGATTAACTATACTTTTATTAACCCAAACTCAGAAACCGACCCAAAAAAACGTGAAGAATTTTACATGCAATTGGCTCAAAAGGGCATGACTCCTACACGTATTGTTGATACTAAAAATGGACGTCAGGTAGAAACCATTATTTTTCCTTACACCCTCGTATCTTCGGGTAAGTTTGAGTTGCCAGTTTTACTACTAAAAGGTACACAAGGCAAAACTGCCGAAGAAAAACTCAATCAATCTTATGAAAATGTAGAATATGAATTAGCTACTGCAATACGAAAATTAACACAAACTGACCGCAAAAAAATTGGCCTTTTGGCCGAGTTTACGAAGCTCAAACCACTTAATTTCTCCGACTTAATTGCCTCTTTACAAGAACGTTACGATTTATTTATCATCAACTCTAAGCAATCCTCTACTTTCGAAGGGCTCGATGCAATTATTTTGCCTAAACCTGATATGCCCGTAGATGATAGCACAAAATACAAAATCGACCAGTTCATTATGGGCGGTGGCCGTGCCTTATTTTTTGTTGATGGCTTGAAGGTAGATTCAGTAGGTTTAGAAGGAAATTATGCCCAACCACTTGATTTGAATCTTACAGATTTGCTATTCAAATACGGTGTTCGTATCAATAATAACATCGTGAAAGATGGAGCAAGCTGTGCGGTTATTCCGTTGGTAGTTGGAGAATTAGGCGATCGACCAAATATTCAACCTGTTCCTTATCGTTATTTTCCACTTATAAATAATTTTGGAAAAAGCCTCATTACCAACAACATAGACTTAGTTTATAGTCGTTATGTAGCTTCAATGGATACTGTAAGGGCTGATGGTGTGACCAAAGTTCCTTTGCTCATGACTAGCCCATACACAAAAGTACTCAATGCCCCAGCATTTATTACATTCAATGACGCACGCACCGATACCGACCAAGCGGAATATAAAGGAGGCGTAAAAACGATTGCCTATTTATTGGAAGGGAAGTTTCAATCGCTTTATAAAAATCAAATCATCGACCCTAAAGCTACAGGTTTTAAGGCTGAAAGCGAGCCAACGAAAATCATAGTTTGCTCTGATGGCGACCTAATTGTCAATGAAGTGAGTCAGAAAACAGGTAATCCATTGCCTTTAGGCTATGACAAAGCAACACAACATACTTTTGGCAATAAAGATTTTGTGCTAAACGCCATTGACTATTTGATTGATGAAAATGGGGTAATTAAAGCCCGTGGTAAGGAAGTAAAACTTCGTCCGCTTGATAAACTTCGTACACGTGATGAGCGAACTTTTTGGCAAATTTTAAATATTGGGTTGCCCGTAGGTTTAGTTATAGTGTTTGGATTTGTATTACAGTGGCTTCGCCGAAAAAACTACGGAAGCGTTTAA
- a CDS encoding DUF4293 domain-containing protein, protein MLQRPQSLLLLIVAICMIVFLGTQTWHKTVGTEEISLNAYTLSYVKAGSIVKNTPVYYLAVLAVLSAGLSIFTIFQYKNRVRQMLLVSLNSLVGAALLGTTVYHIQMDANKLFSPENQGEFGISFWGAFLALALNWVANRLIRNDEKKVRDADRMR, encoded by the coding sequence ATGTTACAACGCCCGCAATCATTGTTATTATTAATTGTTGCCATTTGTATGATTGTGTTTTTAGGAACACAAACTTGGCACAAAACCGTAGGTACAGAAGAAATTTCGCTCAATGCTTATACGCTCTCTTATGTAAAAGCAGGCTCAATTGTGAAAAACACGCCTGTTTATTATTTAGCTGTTTTGGCTGTACTTTCGGCAGGACTTTCAATTTTTACGATTTTCCAATATAAAAATCGTGTACGTCAAATGTTATTGGTTTCGCTCAATTCATTGGTAGGAGCCGCTTTATTGGGTACAACTGTTTATCATATTCAGATGGATGCCAACAAACTTTTCTCACCAGAAAATCAAGGAGAGTTTGGTATTAGCTTCTGGGGAGCATTTTTGGCCTTAGCACTCAATTGGGTAGCGAATCGACTTATCAGAAATGATGAGAAAAAGGTTAGAGATGCCGATAGAATGAGATAA
- a CDS encoding cupin domain-containing protein — MFPAKYWVEKLQMQAHPEGGFFVETYRSSEVITANSLPKRFSGDRNYSTGIYFLLESHHFSAFHRIQSDEMWHFYAGDALNIYYIDNEGIMQVIRLGNNPEKGEVFQAVVPAGVWFGSKPAVENSYALVGCTVAPGFDFADFEMPNRAALLAEFPQHQAIIEMLTHE; from the coding sequence ATGTTTCCTGCAAAATATTGGGTCGAAAAATTACAGATGCAAGCCCACCCCGAAGGTGGTTTTTTTGTGGAGACCTACCGTTCTTCCGAAGTAATTACCGCAAATTCTTTACCTAAACGTTTTTCGGGTGATAGAAATTACAGCACAGGTATTTATTTTTTGTTGGAAAGTCACCATTTTTCAGCTTTTCATAGAATTCAGTCTGATGAAATGTGGCATTTCTATGCGGGGGATGCCCTAAATATTTATTATATTGATAATGAGGGAATTATGCAAGTGATTCGCTTGGGTAATAATCCAGAAAAAGGCGAAGTTTTTCAAGCTGTAGTGCCTGCGGGCGTGTGGTTTGGAAGTAAACCAGCCGTAGAAAATTCTTATGCTTTGGTTGGTTGTACGGTAGCCCCGGGTTTTGATTTTGCCGACTTTGAAATGCCTAATCGAGCGGCTCTTTTGGCTGAGTTTCCGCAACATCAAGCTATTATTGAAATGCTTACGCACGAATAA
- a CDS encoding S66 peptidase family protein encodes MSLTNPKPNTRRNFLSTTFLAAFGTSNLKFHSLDSNLTTIKPAALKKGDTIGLVCPAYSAFIKEEVTVAVESLQAMGFKVLIGKHVFDRYGNLAGKDQDRAEDINEMFANKQVNAIMAMHGGWGCARILPLLNYDLIKNNPKILIGYSDITALLVGIYAQTGLATFHGPVGSSTWNSFTVDNFKNTLIDGNATKMVNPTKKNDTLVQTDDRIYTIYSGKASGKLIGGNLTVLSHILGSKFVPDFKNAILFIEDIQEDTYRVDRMITQLKLAGILNNISGFVFGKCTDCPPSKNYGSLTLEDIFEDHIKPLKIPAFSGSMIGHIKDKFTVPIGIEATIDADEGSIKLKEPAVIIK; translated from the coding sequence ATGTCATTGACAAACCCTAAACCAAATACTCGTAGAAATTTCCTAAGCACTACATTTTTAGCTGCATTTGGAACTTCCAACCTAAAATTCCATTCGCTAGACAGTAATCTGACGACAATCAAACCAGCTGCTCTAAAAAAAGGAGACACCATTGGCTTGGTTTGCCCTGCTTATTCAGCTTTTATAAAGGAAGAAGTAACAGTAGCGGTGGAAAGTCTGCAAGCGATGGGGTTTAAAGTTTTAATTGGAAAGCACGTATTCGACCGCTACGGTAATCTAGCTGGAAAAGACCAAGACCGAGCCGAAGACATCAACGAAATGTTTGCCAATAAACAAGTAAATGCCATTATGGCCATGCACGGCGGCTGGGGATGTGCACGAATTTTACCACTTCTTAACTATGATTTAATAAAAAACAACCCAAAAATACTCATTGGATACAGCGACATAACTGCCTTATTGGTAGGTATTTATGCACAAACAGGCCTTGCAACATTTCATGGCCCAGTTGGCTCTTCAACTTGGAATAGCTTTACAGTTGATAATTTCAAAAATACTTTGATTGATGGCAATGCCACAAAAATGGTCAACCCAACTAAGAAAAACGATACACTTGTACAAACTGACGACCGAATTTATACCATTTATTCGGGTAAAGCTTCTGGAAAACTTATTGGAGGAAATCTTACCGTACTTTCGCATATTTTGGGCTCAAAATTTGTTCCAGACTTCAAAAATGCCATTCTCTTCATAGAAGATATACAAGAGGATACATATCGAGTTGACCGAATGATTACCCAACTAAAGCTCGCAGGTATTTTAAATAATATTTCGGGCTTTGTTTTTGGAAAATGCACTGATTGTCCACCCTCTAAAAATTACGGTTCACTTACGCTCGAAGACATTTTCGAAGACCATATCAAGCCCCTCAAAATTCCTGCTTTTTCTGGCTCGATGATTGGGCATATTAAAGATAAATTCACAGTACCAATTGGTATAGAAGCAACTATTGATGCCGATGAAGGAAGTATTAAACTTAAAGAACCAGCAGTTATTATTAAATGA
- a CDS encoding helix-turn-helix domain-containing protein, whose translation MEDYNKIIESLGVKFAKARHIRILQTIKIKNVYDVENTILVLYNGEVKLDGNEEKVEPGDLLFIPGGKAATLTYGSGEPKNISYEEFMTRRESYWETMTDPSTIGQVPNSFGLVAFEAKVFDSVNFFTSLDIPPFFIKAHSKLGSLIYDILKEDCSDEAGRGRVIKNKTEEIVIEIVRHILRNRMFVEQLATNSTYFKDPRLIDIFTYIKNSLPGDLSNKQLANVANVSEDYVGQYFKMLTGINPQDYIEYQRMEAAVTLLRTTKKSIRAIGHEVGYKDTAYFCRRFKMMFGIPAGKMRRRESLMIG comes from the coding sequence ATGGAAGACTACAATAAAATAATCGAATCTCTTGGCGTAAAATTTGCCAAAGCACGCCACATTAGAATCTTACAAACAATTAAGATAAAAAACGTTTATGACGTTGAAAACACCATTTTGGTTTTATATAATGGTGAAGTTAAACTCGATGGCAATGAAGAAAAAGTAGAGCCAGGTGATTTGCTTTTCATTCCGGGAGGAAAGGCCGCTACACTTACTTATGGAAGTGGTGAGCCAAAAAATATCTCGTATGAAGAGTTTATGACTCGCCGTGAAAGCTACTGGGAAACCATGACTGACCCTTCGACAATCGGCCAAGTACCTAATTCTTTTGGATTGGTAGCTTTCGAAGCAAAAGTTTTCGACTCGGTAAACTTCTTTACTTCGCTTGACATTCCACCGTTTTTCATCAAAGCACACAGCAAATTAGGCTCTTTAATTTATGACATATTGAAAGAAGATTGTTCTGATGAAGCTGGCCGTGGCCGTGTAATTAAAAATAAAACCGAAGAGATTGTTATCGAAATCGTACGTCACATCTTAAGAAATCGTATGTTTGTTGAGCAATTAGCCACCAACAGTACGTATTTCAAAGACCCTCGTTTGATTGACATTTTTACGTATATCAAAAACTCACTTCCTGGCGATTTGTCTAATAAGCAATTAGCAAACGTTGCCAACGTATCAGAAGATTATGTTGGTCAATATTTCAAAATGCTTACAGGTATCAATCCACAAGATTATATCGAATACCAACGCATGGAAGCAGCCGTTACCCTTCTTCGAACAACGAAGAAAAGTATTCGTGCCATTGGCCACGAGGTTGGTTATAAAGATACAGCATACTTCTGTCGCCGTTTCAAGATGATGTTCGGTATTCCTGCCGGAAAAATGCGTAGAAGAGAATCTCTCATGATTGGCTAA
- a CDS encoding sialidase family protein: MLRTIILCLAFSQLLAQNSVFISGTEGHKSYRIPAIISLPNGNLLAFAEGRVQGSGDFGDINIVMKRSSDNGKTWSSMSTIVDYDSLQAGNPAPVFDHSDPAFPKGRLFLFYNTGNNHENEVRKGKGLREVWYKTSSDGGITWSEGVNITTQVHRPKQTNVNKNYNFQEDWRSYANTPGHAMQFQYGKYRGRIYVAANHSAGEPQKEFTDYTAHGFFTDDHGKTFKLSENISIAGSNEATATEISGNRLMMNMRNQKGDIRQRIVAISENGGETWSQTYFDEKLPDPVCEGAILSLGVEKKKHILAFCNAADTQKRDNLTLRISYDEGKTWQVVKVVAKSNDVKVNDYAAYSDIVKLNKNEIGVLYEKSNYGQIVFESIKWR, translated from the coding sequence ATGTTACGAACTATAATTCTTTGCTTAGCTTTTTCTCAATTATTAGCTCAAAATTCTGTTTTTATTTCAGGTACTGAAGGGCATAAATCATACAGGATTCCTGCGATTATTAGTTTACCTAATGGAAATCTATTAGCTTTTGCTGAAGGACGCGTGCAAGGAAGTGGTGATTTTGGCGATATAAACATCGTGATGAAAAGGAGCTCAGATAATGGGAAAACTTGGAGTAGTATGAGCACCATTGTTGATTATGATTCGCTTCAAGCTGGAAATCCTGCCCCAGTTTTTGATCATTCAGACCCCGCTTTTCCGAAAGGGCGTTTGTTTTTGTTTTACAATACTGGCAATAACCATGAGAATGAGGTTCGAAAGGGCAAGGGTTTGCGTGAAGTTTGGTATAAAACTTCGAGCGATGGAGGAATAACTTGGAGTGAAGGTGTAAATATCACCACACAAGTGCACCGACCAAAGCAAACAAACGTAAATAAGAATTATAATTTTCAGGAAGATTGGCGTTCGTATGCCAATACACCGGGGCATGCCATGCAGTTTCAGTACGGCAAGTATAGGGGTAGAATTTACGTAGCAGCCAATCATTCGGCAGGAGAACCACAAAAAGAGTTTACGGATTATACGGCACATGGTTTTTTTACGGATGACCACGGAAAAACATTTAAACTTAGCGAAAATATAAGTATTGCAGGTAGTAATGAAGCCACAGCCACCGAGATATCAGGTAATAGATTGATGATGAATATGAGAAACCAAAAAGGCGATATTCGTCAGAGAATTGTAGCTATTAGTGAGAATGGTGGAGAAACTTGGAGCCAAACTTATTTCGATGAAAAATTGCCTGACCCAGTGTGTGAAGGTGCGATTTTATCGTTAGGGGTAGAAAAAAAGAAGCATATTTTAGCTTTTTGTAATGCTGCCGATACTCAAAAGAGAGATAATCTAACCCTTAGGATTAGTTATGATGAAGGAAAAACATGGCAAGTAGTAAAGGTTGTGGCAAAAAGCAACGATGTCAAAGTAAACGACTATGCAGCTTACTCCGACATCGTTAAACTCAATAAAAATGAGATAGGGGTACTTTATGAAAAAAGTAATTACGGCCAAATTGTATTTGAAAGTATCAAGTGGAGGTAA
- a CDS encoding sugar phosphate isomerase/epimerase family protein: protein MKTKIITLFSLLGVFTTKAQNWQHISSEDGTLPLSWKNTQQTASLAFDIDKDGIDEFVVCGRGQGTSIIYFKFDRAIGWREFAIDKEQIPLEASGTTYDIDQDGDLDLIFGGDTQSNKIWWWENPAPFYNPNVPWHRFELKTEGENQNTDLVFGDFKQIGKAQLAFWSQGGKQLVIATAPEEVTGKWSFETIYTSTQNNSGSAVADVDGDGNKDLVAGNMWFKYVDGKFKPTKVTEVTGRVVAAKFKVGKKMQLLYAPGSKNGALMLYECNGSAEVSSNWKGKDLIGRELTHAQTLEVVDYNDDGNLDIFCAEMVKWDEKSENLNAEAFILLGDGKGNFTKTIFQKGVDFHEARMSDIDGDGDFDILSKSYLWKNPRIEMWLQNGTGERIPNIGKILGDRIGLELYSLRDYFKTDIVGTLAYVKSLGITDVEVAGTYGMKTEAFKAELDKVGLKPYSTLLDYNLFRDSLSKVVATCKALGIKYAGCAWIPHISNKFGKEDADKAIKVFNKAGEALAKEGIKFYYHCHGYEFKPTEDGTLFDYIVKQTNPENVSFECDVYWAFHGGQDPALLLKKHKGRFLALHLKDMKYGQETGELSGGTPLTSDVAIGTGQLDFRKILRAAIQTGVKFYYIEDENEVVKEHLPVSLRYLKNLK, encoded by the coding sequence ATGAAAACTAAAATTATCACACTCTTTAGCTTATTAGGAGTTTTTACAACAAAAGCACAAAATTGGCAGCATATTTCAAGCGAAGATGGTACGCTCCCGCTTTCATGGAAAAATACCCAACAAACCGCTTCTTTGGCATTTGATATCGACAAAGATGGGATTGATGAGTTTGTTGTATGTGGGCGTGGTCAAGGTACTTCAATCATATATTTCAAATTCGACCGTGCTATTGGATGGAGAGAATTTGCTATTGATAAAGAACAAATTCCACTTGAAGCGAGTGGAACTACTTATGATATTGACCAAGATGGTGATTTAGACCTCATTTTTGGTGGAGACACGCAAAGTAATAAAATTTGGTGGTGGGAGAACCCCGCACCTTTTTATAATCCTAATGTGCCATGGCATAGATTCGAACTCAAGACAGAGGGAGAAAATCAGAATACCGACCTTGTTTTCGGCGATTTCAAGCAAATTGGTAAAGCCCAGTTGGCATTTTGGAGCCAAGGTGGCAAGCAATTGGTGATAGCTACCGCTCCCGAGGAAGTCACTGGAAAATGGAGTTTCGAAACTATTTACACTTCCACTCAAAACAATAGTGGTAGTGCTGTTGCCGATGTTGATGGCGATGGAAACAAAGATTTGGTGGCAGGAAATATGTGGTTTAAGTATGTTGATGGGAAGTTTAAACCAACCAAAGTAACAGAAGTAACTGGTCGAGTAGTGGCCGCCAAGTTTAAAGTTGGAAAGAAAATGCAATTATTATATGCTCCGGGTAGTAAAAATGGAGCGTTGATGCTCTATGAATGTAATGGAAGTGCCGAAGTATCAAGCAATTGGAAGGGAAAAGATTTAATCGGGAGAGAACTTACTCACGCCCAAACACTTGAGGTAGTTGATTATAATGATGATGGAAATTTAGATATTTTCTGTGCAGAGATGGTGAAATGGGATGAAAAATCTGAAAACCTTAATGCAGAAGCTTTCATTCTCTTAGGCGATGGAAAAGGAAATTTCACGAAAACTATTTTTCAAAAAGGGGTTGATTTTCATGAAGCTCGCATGAGCGATATTGATGGTGATGGCGATTTTGATATACTTTCAAAATCTTATCTCTGGAAAAATCCACGCATTGAAATGTGGCTTCAAAATGGTACGGGCGAACGTATCCCTAACATCGGCAAAATTCTAGGAGACCGCATTGGTTTGGAACTATATAGTTTAAGAGACTATTTTAAAACCGATATAGTAGGTACATTGGCTTATGTAAAAAGTTTAGGAATCACAGATGTAGAAGTAGCTGGAACTTATGGCATGAAAACCGAGGCCTTTAAGGCAGAACTAGATAAAGTCGGACTGAAACCTTACAGCACGCTGCTCGATTATAATTTATTCCGCGATAGCCTCAGTAAAGTTGTTGCTACTTGCAAAGCTTTGGGTATCAAATACGCAGGTTGTGCTTGGATTCCGCACATTAGCAATAAATTCGGGAAAGAAGATGCAGATAAAGCTATTAAAGTTTTCAATAAAGCAGGTGAAGCTTTGGCAAAGGAAGGTATTAAATTCTACTACCATTGTCACGGTTATGAATTTAAACCTACCGAAGATGGTACGCTTTTCGATTATATTGTGAAACAAACCAACCCCGAAAATGTAAGTTTCGAATGTGATGTGTATTGGGCCTTTCATGGCGGGCAGGACCCAGCCTTACTGCTCAAAAAGCACAAAGGGCGTTTCTTGGCATTACATTTAAAAGATATGAAATACGGCCAAGAAACTGGTGAATTATCGGGAGGTACACCACTAACTTCTGATGTTGCTATCGGAACGGGGCAGCTAGATTTTCGTAAAATTCTTAGAGCGGCTATTCAAACAGGTGTTAAGTTTTATTATATCGAAGATGAAAATGAGGTCGTTAAAGAGCACTTACCTGTTTCTTTGCGTTATTTAAAAAACCTCAAATAA
- a CDS encoding response regulator transcription factor, with translation MAKILLTEDDPNLGMLLQEYLQAKGFSTDLAKNGEEGLKFFLEKGGYDMCILDVMMPKKDGFSLAKEIRMKDKEIPIIFLTAKSMKEDTIQGFKAGADDYITKPFSMEELLMRMKAILRRVNKSEPENQTQNFKIGAYEFDAQTNSLSINNNHNKLTTKESELLKLLCQNKNQSVSRSFALKLIWGDDSYFNARSMDVYITKLRKHLREDPSLQIMNMHGEGFKLIC, from the coding sequence ATGGCAAAAATCCTTTTAACAGAAGATGACCCTAATTTGGGAATGCTCCTGCAAGAATACCTTCAAGCAAAAGGTTTTTCGACTGATTTAGCCAAAAATGGCGAAGAAGGGCTAAAATTTTTCTTAGAAAAAGGTGGATACGATATGTGTATCCTTGATGTAATGATGCCAAAAAAAGATGGGTTTTCGTTGGCTAAAGAAATACGAATGAAGGATAAAGAAATTCCAATAATTTTTCTGACGGCCAAATCTATGAAAGAAGATACCATTCAAGGATTCAAAGCAGGTGCCGACGATTATATTACGAAACCTTTTAGCATGGAAGAGCTATTAATGCGAATGAAAGCTATTTTGCGTAGGGTTAATAAAAGTGAACCAGAAAACCAAACACAGAACTTCAAGATTGGAGCCTATGAGTTTGATGCTCAGACCAATAGCTTAAGTATCAATAATAACCACAATAAACTTACCACCAAAGAATCTGAATTGTTGAAATTGCTTTGTCAAAATAAAAATCAGTCGGTTAGTAGAAGTTTTGCCTTAAAACTTATTTGGGGTGATGATAGCTATTTCAATGCCCGCAGTATGGATGTTTATATTACAAAACTAAGAAAACATCTTCGTGAAGACCCTTCGCTTCAAATCATGAATATGCACGGCGAAGGTTTTAAATTGATTTGTTAA